In the Candidatus Obscuribacterales bacterium genome, one interval contains:
- a CDS encoding NIL domain-containing protein yields the protein MMSVDQPLVQTRLRLRIPHHYHQEPVISKLVSHYHVTVNIEAAVLGANAEGDGWFDLVLQGQPDCLEQALQYIHDLEIEVWSGSDISEW from the coding sequence ATGATGTCCGTTGATCAGCCGTTGGTTCAAACACGCCTGCGTCTTCGCATTCCCCATCACTACCATCAAGAACCGGTGATTTCCAAGCTGGTGTCTCACTATCACGTCACGGTGAATATTGAGGCGGCCGTTCTGGGTGCCAACGCTGAGGGAGATGGATGGTTTGATTTGGTGCTGCAGGGCCAGCCCGATTGCCTTGAGCAGGCCCTGCAATATATTCATGACCTAGAAATAGAAGTGTGGAGCGGCTCTGATATCAGCGAATGGTAG